The Betta splendens chromosome 7, fBetSpl5.4, whole genome shotgun sequence genome includes a window with the following:
- the si:ch73-70k4.1 gene encoding Fanconi anemia core complex-associated protein 20 isoform X2 — translation MHHSVSPAAPWWKREQLPAAERLWMLTLRSALPYLDNQHWDLVPDFPQPSTIKPTALKLEEQRWCDLNEEVSPFPEPAPLRLQSSQQDLSVHTKPVPDPPDRQQSLHSRESHDGKTTTTTLQSLAKKTRPSLHCWETAAPPVGSSNVGSEAGRKGGEQGEPQAVTVNRQLHTNEMKMSDSRVSLQKGSENKKVVVMEDKAAEEVQDGGGGLQSCPMCLMVFPVGFTQMDCDGHLAQCLSEMDVDLTW, via the exons ATGCACCA CTCAGTGAGTCCAGCAGCACCATGGTGGAAGAGAGAGCAGCTGCCTGCTGCAGAGAGGCTGTGGATGCTCACACTAAGGTCTGCTCTGCCGTACCTGGACAACCAGCACTGGGATCTGGTTCCTGATTTTCCACAGCCATCTACAATA AAACCAACAGCATTGAAGTTAGAAGAACAGCGGTGGTGTGACTTAAATGAAGAGGTTTCCCCCTTTCCTGAACCTGCTCCTCTCAGGCTCCAATCCTCCCAGCAGGACCTGTCAGTACACACCAAACCTGTACCAGACCCGCCTGACAGACAGCAGtcactgcacagcagggagAGTCACGAtggtaaaacaacaacaacaacccttCAAAGCCTCGCCAAAAAAACACGGCCATCCCTCCACTGCTGGGAGACGGCTGCACCACCAGTAGGATCCTCAAATGTTGGGAGtgaagcaggaagaaaaggTGGGGAGCAAGGAGAACCACAAGCCGTAACTGTCAACAGGCAGCTTCACACAAACGAGATGAAGATGTCTGACAGCCGGGTTTCTCTCCAGAAGGGGAGTGAAAATAAAAAGGTGGTGGTGATGGAAgataaagcagcagaggaggtgcaggatggaggaggagggcttcAGAGCTGCCCCATGTGCCTGATGGTGTTCCCTGTTGG GTTCACCCAGATGGACTGTGACGGCCACCTGGCCCAGTGTCTGTCAGAGATGGACGTGGACTTGACCTGGTAA
- the si:ch73-70k4.1 gene encoding Fanconi anemia core complex-associated protein 20 isoform X1: MADNQPKSKLKRKKWAVEEIHREETRIGTTKRDDSLLPGDVTAQTDRSVSPAAPWWKREQLPAAERLWMLTLRSALPYLDNQHWDLVPDFPQPSTIKPTALKLEEQRWCDLNEEVSPFPEPAPLRLQSSQQDLSVHTKPVPDPPDRQQSLHSRESHDGKTTTTTLQSLAKKTRPSLHCWETAAPPVGSSNVGSEAGRKGGEQGEPQAVTVNRQLHTNEMKMSDSRVSLQKGSENKKVVVMEDKAAEEVQDGGGGLQSCPMCLMVFPVGFTQMDCDGHLAQCLSEMDVDLTW, translated from the exons ATGGCGGACAATCAGCCCAAATCCAAGCTTAAGCGAAAGAAATGGGCTGTGGAGGAGATTCACCGGGAGGAAACCAGGATTGGGACGACGAAGAGGGATGACTCCTTACTGCCTGGTGACGTGACGGCTCAGACGGATCG CTCAGTGAGTCCAGCAGCACCATGGTGGAAGAGAGAGCAGCTGCCTGCTGCAGAGAGGCTGTGGATGCTCACACTAAGGTCTGCTCTGCCGTACCTGGACAACCAGCACTGGGATCTGGTTCCTGATTTTCCACAGCCATCTACAATA AAACCAACAGCATTGAAGTTAGAAGAACAGCGGTGGTGTGACTTAAATGAAGAGGTTTCCCCCTTTCCTGAACCTGCTCCTCTCAGGCTCCAATCCTCCCAGCAGGACCTGTCAGTACACACCAAACCTGTACCAGACCCGCCTGACAGACAGCAGtcactgcacagcagggagAGTCACGAtggtaaaacaacaacaacaacccttCAAAGCCTCGCCAAAAAAACACGGCCATCCCTCCACTGCTGGGAGACGGCTGCACCACCAGTAGGATCCTCAAATGTTGGGAGtgaagcaggaagaaaaggTGGGGAGCAAGGAGAACCACAAGCCGTAACTGTCAACAGGCAGCTTCACACAAACGAGATGAAGATGTCTGACAGCCGGGTTTCTCTCCAGAAGGGGAGTGAAAATAAAAAGGTGGTGGTGATGGAAgataaagcagcagaggaggtgcaggatggaggaggagggcttcAGAGCTGCCCCATGTGCCTGATGGTGTTCCCTGTTGG GTTCACCCAGATGGACTGTGACGGCCACCTGGCCCAGTGTCTGTCAGAGATGGACGTGGACTTGACCTGGTAA